One Canis lupus familiaris isolate Mischka breed German Shepherd chromosome 20, alternate assembly UU_Cfam_GSD_1.0, whole genome shotgun sequence genomic region harbors:
- the GP9 gene encoding platelet glycoprotein IX, producing the protein MPAWGALLLLWAATEATNDCPAECTCQTLETMGLWVDCRGRGLKALPALPVHTRHLLLANNSLRSVPPGAFDHLPGLQILDVMHNPWHCDCSLTYLRLWLEDHTPEALLQVRCASPALATTRPLGWLTGYELGSCGWQLQAPWTYPGVWWDVALAGVAALGLALLAGLLCTTTEMLG; encoded by the coding sequence ATGCCTGCCTGGGGGGccctgctgctgctctgggctgCCACGGAGGCCACCAACGACTGCCCCGCAGAGTGCACCTGCCAGACCCTGGAGACCATGGGGCTGTGGGTGGACTGCAGGGGGCGGGGACTCAAGGCCCTGCCCGCCCTGCCGGTCCACACCCGCCACCTCCTGCTGGCCAATAACAGCCTCCGCTCCGTGCCCCCTGGTGCCTTCGACCACCTGCCTGGGCTGCAGATCCTCGACGTGATGCACAACCCCTGGCACTGTGACTGCAGCCTCACCTACCTGCGTCTCTGGCTGGAGGACCACACGCCCGAGGCCTTGCTGCAGGTCCGCTGTGCCAGCCCCGCGCTGGCCACCACCCGGCCGCTGGGCTGGCTGACGGGCTACGAGCTGGGCAGCTGCGGCTGGCAGCTACAGGCACCCTGGACCTACCCGGGGGTCTGGTGGGATGTGGCTCTGGCTGGTGTGGCCGCGCTGGGCCTGGCTCTCCTGGCTGGCCTGCTGTGCACCACCACGGAGATGCTCGGCTGA